TGATGTCGCTGCTGACGCTCTCCACGGGCCGCCTGCCGCCGACGATCAACTACCAGATGCCCGATCCGGCGATCCCGCTCGACGTGGTGCCCAATGTCGCGCGCGACGCGGATGTGAAATTCGTGCTTTCCAATTCCTTCGGCTTCGGCGGCCAGAACACCTGCCTCGTCTTCGGGGCCGAGCCCAAGGGGGCTTAAACTCATGACGCGCATTCTCGTCACCGGCGGCGGCAAAGGCGTCGGAGCGGCCATCGTGCGCGCGCTCGCGGCGGCCGGCCACGACGTGGATTTCACCTATCGCTCGTCGGGCGATGCCGCGAAGGCGCTGGCCGAGGAGGTGATGCAGGCTCATCCCGGCCGCGGCGTCAGGGCGCATGCGATCGACCTTGCCGACAAGGCGGCCCTCGAAACCTTCTGCGAGATGCTGGAGGGCGAGAGCTTTTTCGGGCTCGTCCACAATGCAGGCCAGCCCTACGACGCGCTCGCCGCCATGATGCAGCAGGACAAGGCCGAAGCCGCCATGCAGGTGAACTTCTGGTCGCTCACCCGCATCGCCAAATCCCTCATGCGCGGCATGGTCCGCGCCCGGGCGGGGCGTATCGTCGCGATCGGCTCCGTGGCGGCGCTCCAGGGCAATCCCGGCAACGCGGCCTATGCCGCCTCCAAGGGCGCGCTGATCTCCTATTGCCGCACGCTCTCCGTCGAGACCGCCAAGCGCAACGTCACCGTCAACGTGATCGCGCCGGGCTTCATCGACACGGACATGATGGCCCCTTACGCAGCCTATCGCGACACCATGGAAAAGCAGATCCCGGCCGGACGCTTCGCGAAGCCGGAAGAGATCGCGGGCCTCGCGGCATTTCTGATGAGCGAACCTGCCGCCTACATCACCGGCGCGGTGCTGCCCATCGACGGCGGCCTGACCGCGATGCTGGGCGTGCATCGGTAATTCCGAGGACACCCGTTCAATCGAGTTTCCGGATCTCCTCGGGCGGCAGCGCCGCGAGGGCCTCCGTGATGCGCTGCCCGCGCACCATGAGATCCGGCGCGATCTCGGCGAGCGGGACAAGGACGAACAATCGCTCCAGCATGCGCGGATGCGGCAGGACCAGGCCGGGCTCGCCGAGTTCGAGATCGTCATAGGTCAGAACGTCGATGTCGATGACCCGCGGCCCCCATTTCATCTCGCGGATGCGCCCCAGTTCCCGCTCGATCCGCAGGCACAGGGACAGCAGGGCCACCGGGGCGAGGCCGGTCTCCACGAGGATGCAGGCATTCACGAACCGGTCCTGCTCCACCGGCCCCCACGGCTCGGTGAGGTAATCGGCGGAACGGGCCAGGATCGTGATGCCGTCGTGTTCGAGTGCGGCGATCGCGCCCGCGATGGCGGCGCGCTTGTCGCCGAGATTGCTGCCCAGGCTCAACGTGGCCCTAGCCATGGCGGGCGCGCCTGATCTCGACCGAGACGCCCTCGATCACGAAAGGCACCGGAGCCTCCGGCTTCTCGACCAGAACGGTCACTTCGGCGACGCGCGGAAAGGCCTCCAGAACCTTCGCGGCGATCGCCTCGGCCAGGCCTTCGATGATGCGGAAGCGGCGGGTCGTCGCCGTCTCGTGCGCCACGCGAGCGAGCGCGGCATAGCAGACGGATTGCCCGTAATCGTCCGCTTCGCCGGCGGGCCTGAGGTCGAGCGCGCAGGTCAGGCTGATATAGAAGCGCTGGCCGAGCCGGGCCTCTTCCTCGTGCAGGCCGTGATGCGCATAGAGCGCGAGGCGGGACACGGTGATCCGGTCGCTCATGCCGGGTGTACTCGTCCTGAATTCGCTCATGCCGGGCTCCTCACCAGGGCGTCCGCCACGCGGCAGGCTTCTGCGTGCGCCTTCACGTCATGGACGCGCACGATATCGGCTCCGCGCGCCACCGCCGCCACATGTCCGCCGATGCTGCCGAACAGCCGCTCTCGCGGCGGCACGTCCGGAGCGTAGAACCGCCCGAGCACGGATTTGCGCGAGGCGCCGATGAGCAGCGGAAAGCCGAGCGCCTTGAACTCCGGCAGGCGGCGGAGCGCCTCGATATTCTGCTCGCCCGTCTTGCCGAAGCCGATGCCGGGATCGAGGATGACGTTCCGGTCGGGGATGCCGGCCCGCCGCGCGAGATCGAGCGAACGCTCGAAGAAGGCGAGCATGTCGGCGACGATGTCGATGGCCGCATCGGCCTGCGGCCTGTTGTGCATCATCACGACAGGGGCGCCGTGCTCCGCGACGACCG
This window of the Microvirga sp. TS319 genome carries:
- a CDS encoding SDR family oxidoreductase — protein: MTRILVTGGGKGVGAAIVRALAAAGHDVDFTYRSSGDAAKALAEEVMQAHPGRGVRAHAIDLADKAALETFCEMLEGESFFGLVHNAGQPYDALAAMMQQDKAEAAMQVNFWSLTRIAKSLMRGMVRARAGRIVAIGSVAALQGNPGNAAYAASKGALISYCRTLSVETAKRNVTVNVIAPGFIDTDMMAPYAAYRDTMEKQIPAGRFAKPEEIAGLAAFLMSEPAAYITGAVLPIDGGLTAMLGVHR
- the folK gene encoding 2-amino-4-hydroxy-6-hydroxymethyldihydropteridine diphosphokinase, whose protein sequence is MARATLSLGSNLGDKRAAIAGAIAALEHDGITILARSADYLTEPWGPVEQDRFVNACILVETGLAPVALLSLCLRIERELGRIREMKWGPRVIDIDVLTYDDLELGEPGLVLPHPRMLERLFVLVPLAEIAPDLMVRGQRITEALAALPPEEIRKLD
- the folB gene encoding dihydroneopterin aldolase, which encodes MSDRITVSRLALYAHHGLHEEEARLGQRFYISLTCALDLRPAGEADDYGQSVCYAALARVAHETATTRRFRIIEGLAEAIAAKVLEAFPRVAEVTVLVEKPEAPVPFVIEGVSVEIRRARHG
- the folP gene encoding dihydropteroate synthase; amino-acid sequence: MTSSPTILPGLGSRTLVMGVLNVTPDSFSDGGLFLDLPDALAHAERLEAEGADIIDIGGESTRPGYVPIGPEEEQRRVLPVIRELAPKLTVPISIDTYRAATARAALVAGARIVNDIWGLQHDPDMAAVVAEHGAPVVMMHNRPQADAAIDIVADMLAFFERSLDLARRAGIPDRNVILDPGIGFGKTGEQNIEALRRLPEFKALGFPLLIGASRKSVLGRFYAPDVPPRERLFGSIGGHVAAVARGADIVRVHDVKAHAEACRVADALVRSPA